Part of the Crossiella cryophila genome, CCCGGAGCCTGGCCCGACTCGCTGAGGCGTCCCTGAAAGACTGGGTGCGCAGCCGGACATATCCCAGGGTGGAGCAGGTGGACGTGGAGCCGCGCCAGGCCGGGTTCGAGGCGGTCGCGCAGGGGCTGATCGAGCCGTTGCGGCGGTATCTGGCCCGGCGGACGGATCCGGCGACCGCGGACGACGTGCTGTCCGAGACCCTGCTGGTCTGCTGGCGGCGGCGGGCCGAACTCCCGGTCGAGCCGCTGGCCTGGGCCTACGCCGTGGCGCGGAACTGCCTGGCCAACGCCGAGCGGGCGCGCCGCAGGCAGGACCGGCTACTGGTGCGGATCTGGCAGCTGGCCAGGCCGCCGGAGCAGGCCCCGCCCGAGCCGCCGCCGGCCGGGTCGGATCCGGATCCGGAACTGGCCGCCGCACTGGCCAGGCTGTCCGCGGTGGACGCCGAACTGGTGCGGCTGTGGGCCTGGGAGGAACTCGGCCCGGCCGAGATCGCCCTGGTGGTGGGGCTGAGCCCGAACGCGGTCAGCATCCGCCTGCACCGGGCACGGCAGAAGCTGAGGTCCATGCTGCCCGAGCACGAGCGGGCGCAGGCGGAAGTGGAGCGGCCATGACCGAGGACAACCTGCGCGACCGGCTGCGCCGCGCCGACCCGGCAGCCGGCCTGCGCCCCCTGCCACCCGAGCAGACCCGGCGCCTGCTCGCCGACGCCAGCACCGCCGCGTTCGAGGTCCGCACACCCCGCCCGCCCTTCCTCCGACGT contains:
- a CDS encoding RNA polymerase sigma factor; the encoded protein is MDVEPRQAGFEAVAQGLIEPLRRYLARRTDPATADDVLSETLLVCWRRRAELPVEPLAWAYAVARNCLANAERARRRQDRLLVRIWQLARPPEQAPPEPPPAGSDPDPELAAALARLSAVDAELVRLWAWEELGPAEIALVVGLSPNAVSIRLHRARQKLRSMLPEHERAQAEVERP